From the genome of Acidobacteriota bacterium, one region includes:
- the bshA gene encoding N-acetyl-alpha-D-glucosaminyl L-malate synthase BshA — protein MNVGIVCYASVGGSGIVATELAKGLARRGHEVRLISSEPPVRLGDFQAGLAFHAVRTPGYPLFREPQYLLTLANKIVEVCREGRLDIIHAHYAVPHATAAYLARQIVAASGDGHVPRVITTLHGTDVTLIGSDASYLETVAFSIDQSHGVTAVSGSLRDDTYRQLPVRSRIEVIPNFLDCRDHRRIADAGLAARYRGGRSDTKLVIHVSNFRPVKRADVVVELFRRIREQVPARLLLVGDGPDLSAACRRARDLGLASDVEALGEQELVVPLLSLADLCLLPSAQESFGVAALEAMACSVPVVASRVGGLPEVITDGESGFLRDPEDLDGMTACAVRLLTDPALHRRIAAGGWRRVHDHFCADEVVPRYEAFYKAVLLQDAAAVRDDAAIPARFGGS, from the coding sequence ATGAACGTCGGCATCGTCTGCTACGCATCCGTCGGCGGCAGCGGCATCGTTGCCACCGAGCTCGCCAAGGGCCTCGCGCGGCGCGGCCACGAGGTGCGGCTCATCAGCAGCGAGCCGCCGGTGCGACTGGGCGACTTCCAGGCGGGCCTGGCGTTTCACGCCGTGCGGACTCCAGGCTACCCGCTGTTCCGGGAGCCGCAGTACCTGCTGACGCTCGCCAACAAGATCGTCGAGGTGTGCCGCGAGGGCCGGCTCGACATCATTCACGCGCACTACGCCGTGCCGCACGCGACCGCCGCCTACCTCGCCCGGCAGATCGTGGCCGCCTCCGGGGACGGCCACGTGCCGCGGGTCATCACCACGTTGCACGGCACCGACGTCACGCTGATCGGCAGCGATGCGTCCTACCTGGAGACGGTCGCCTTCTCCATCGACCAGTCGCACGGCGTCACCGCGGTCTCGGGGAGCCTGCGGGACGACACGTACCGCCAACTGCCGGTACGGTCGCGGATCGAGGTCATTCCCAACTTCCTCGACTGCCGGGATCACCGGCGGATCGCCGACGCCGGCCTGGCGGCGCGTTACCGCGGCGGCCGGTCCGACACGAAGCTGGTGATCCACGTCTCGAACTTCAGGCCGGTCAAGCGGGCGGATGTGGTGGTCGAGCTGTTTCGCCGCATCCGCGAGCAGGTGCCCGCGCGCCTCCTGCTGGTGGGGGACGGGCCCGACCTGTCGGCCGCCTGCCGACGCGCACGTGATCTGGGACTGGCGAGCGATGTCGAAGCGCTCGGGGAGCAGGAGCTGGTGGTGCCCCTCCTGTCCCTGGCGGATCTGTGCCTGCTGCCTTCGGCGCAGGAGAGCTTCGGCGTCGCTGCGCTCGAGGCCATGGCGTGCTCGGTCCCGGTGGTCGCGTCGCGGGTCGGTGGTCTGCCCGAGGTGATCACCGACGGCGAGTCGGGTTTCCTCCGCGACCCGGAGGACCTCGACGGCATGACCGCGTGCGCGGTCCGGTTGCTGACCGACCCCGCGCTGCATCGCCGCATCGCGGCCGGCGGCTGGCGGCGAGTGCACGATCACTTCTGCGCCGACGAGGTCGTGCCGCGCTACGAGGCGTTCTACAAGGCCGTGCTGCTCCAGGACGCGGCGGCGGTCCGGGACGATGCGGCCATTCCGGCGCGGTTCGGCGGATCCTGA
- a CDS encoding anti-sigma factor, whose protein sequence is MAPTPPLAPTPPFDEREQPASKPTEQEPTPPMPKPTPGAQKKGGRWTLLSLAAGGLVVAAGLGLFAARQANLAAALQENLDAANTQARIAELEAAAAQRVADGLRGGARVLTATDVQPLDLNGQPVAPDARGRLFWSATEGGLLTATGLPPVPPGRVYQLWLIPDASPLSAAILSADAEGRVMAAVTPPEGVTGPVPAAVTLEPAGGAATPGGEVYLLGRP, encoded by the coding sequence CTGGCGCCGACGCCCCCCCTGGCGCCGACGCCGCCCTTCGACGAGCGGGAGCAGCCCGCATCGAAGCCGACCGAACAGGAGCCGACGCCACCCATGCCGAAACCGACGCCGGGCGCGCAGAAGAAAGGCGGGCGCTGGACACTGCTGTCGCTCGCCGCCGGCGGCCTGGTCGTCGCCGCCGGCCTGGGCCTGTTCGCGGCCCGGCAGGCCAACCTGGCCGCGGCGCTGCAGGAGAACCTCGACGCGGCGAATACCCAGGCTCGCATCGCGGAGCTGGAGGCGGCGGCGGCGCAACGGGTCGCCGACGGGCTACGCGGCGGCGCGCGCGTCCTTACGGCCACCGACGTGCAGCCGCTCGATCTGAACGGCCAGCCGGTCGCTCCCGATGCCCGCGGACGGTTGTTCTGGAGCGCCACCGAGGGCGGGCTGCTCACGGCAACCGGCCTGCCGCCGGTGCCGCCCGGACGCGTCTACCAGCTCTGGCTCATCCCGGACGCGTCTCCGCTGAGCGCGGCGATCCTGTCTGCCGACGCCGAGGGCCGGGTGATGGCGGCCGTCACCCCGCCGGAGGGCGTGACCGGACCGGTCCCCGCGGCCGTGACCCTGGAGCCGGCCGGCGGCGCCGCGACGCCGGGCGGAGAAGTCTACCTGCTCGGCCGACCCTGA
- a CDS encoding PIG-L family deacetylase has protein sequence MHIHRFAAVVGAMLAIGVGGFGTAAHAQPLASGEGREALGVALRQLNSTGSFMSIVAHPDDENNALLARLSRGEGHRAVLLSATRGDGGQNEIGAELFDALAVLRTEELHAAHRLDGAEQYFTRAVDFGYSFSIEETFERWGRDEILGDFVRMIRTIRPDVVSAMSPEGRGGGQHHQASAVLAHEAWHAAADPERFPEQIAEGLAPWQARKFYFRVGFPFGMGFGPPGFRFRSASDPELTTVDLGGYDPLLGATWAEIGSLARGMHKCQGMGQFVALPSGPAGGRYRLAETAIADHSAAADASLFDGVDTSIAGLARFAGENPPDELRWTLERIGMYASDALRTFERGEGRFHRAGRSIRVSGPGHQPLIEGLEAVRDLRARLAGMALSADARREIDFRLAAKERQFERAVLLDFAVSIDAFADDGVVTPGQSVEVTVRAANHGPGGSGSGVTVRDVSLLGFDGAAACDSGPIRAGGVYVCDQQVRIPAAARTTDIHWSHVEGADRYVLDPDVPFGLPFRPTPFRAVVEIELGGRARLAVERPVRHRYVDDVFTAEKRMDLQVVPRFAVSMTPDIAIIPTGSGAVREVRVTVTNTAPEAAEGAVTLELPRGWSATPATVPVRLSREDESRTVRFDVSAGGAAAGEYSVRAAVEDGGERFERGYQVIEYPHIERRHIGRPADGTFKVIDVTIAPDLLVGYVEGVGDAVPPAIEQLGARLEFVDADDLAWGDLSRFDVIVTGVRAYERRQDLRANNDRLLEYADDGGTVIVQYNKFEFNQAQYGPYPALVSRNRVTDESAPIRVLANDHPVFAWPNPVGPATWDQWVQERGLYFLGERDRRYADLVELEDTFEYNPGLKRGALVEAQPGRGRWIYVGLGLWRQLPAGTTGAYALLANLLSLGGER, from the coding sequence ATGCACATCCATCGATTCGCAGCCGTGGTCGGGGCGATGCTAGCGATAGGAGTCGGCGGTTTCGGGACAGCGGCCCACGCGCAGCCGCTCGCGTCGGGCGAGGGGCGGGAGGCGCTCGGCGTCGCCCTGCGCCAGCTCAACAGCACCGGTTCCTTCATGTCGATCGTGGCCCATCCCGACGACGAGAACAATGCCCTGCTGGCGCGACTGTCGAGAGGCGAGGGCCACCGCGCCGTGCTGCTGTCGGCGACGCGCGGCGACGGCGGCCAGAACGAGATCGGCGCCGAGCTGTTCGACGCGCTGGCGGTGTTGCGGACCGAGGAGCTGCACGCCGCGCACCGGCTGGACGGCGCCGAGCAGTACTTCACCCGCGCCGTCGACTTCGGTTACTCCTTCAGCATCGAGGAGACCTTCGAGCGGTGGGGCCGGGACGAGATCCTCGGCGACTTCGTCCGGATGATTCGCACCATCCGGCCCGACGTGGTCTCCGCCATGTCGCCGGAGGGGCGCGGCGGCGGCCAGCATCACCAGGCGTCGGCGGTGCTGGCGCACGAGGCGTGGCACGCCGCCGCGGACCCGGAACGCTTCCCGGAGCAGATCGCCGAGGGGCTGGCGCCCTGGCAGGCGCGCAAGTTCTATTTCCGCGTCGGGTTCCCCTTCGGCATGGGTTTCGGTCCGCCGGGATTCCGCTTCCGGTCGGCGTCCGACCCGGAGCTGACCACGGTCGATCTGGGCGGCTACGATCCGCTGCTCGGCGCGACCTGGGCGGAGATCGGCAGCCTCGCACGCGGCATGCACAAGTGCCAGGGCATGGGGCAGTTTGTCGCCCTGCCGTCCGGCCCGGCCGGCGGGCGCTACCGTCTCGCCGAGACGGCCATTGCGGACCACTCGGCGGCCGCCGACGCCTCGTTGTTCGACGGCGTGGACACCTCCATCGCGGGGCTCGCGCGCTTCGCCGGCGAGAATCCGCCCGACGAGCTCCGGTGGACGCTGGAACGGATCGGCATGTATGCATCCGACGCCCTGCGCACCTTCGAGCGCGGCGAGGGACGATTCCACAGGGCCGGTAGGTCGATCCGCGTGTCCGGGCCGGGGCACCAGCCGCTGATCGAAGGTCTGGAAGCGGTGCGCGATCTGCGCGCCCGCCTCGCCGGAATGGCGTTGTCCGCCGACGCCCGCCGGGAGATCGATTTCCGGTTGGCGGCCAAGGAGCGCCAGTTCGAGCGGGCGGTCCTGCTCGACTTCGCGGTGTCCATCGACGCGTTCGCGGACGACGGCGTCGTGACGCCCGGCCAATCGGTGGAGGTGACCGTGCGGGCGGCGAATCACGGCCCCGGCGGCAGCGGCTCCGGGGTGACCGTCCGTGATGTCAGCCTCCTCGGCTTCGACGGCGCGGCGGCGTGCGACAGCGGGCCGATCCGCGCGGGCGGCGTGTACGTCTGCGATCAGCAGGTGCGGATTCCCGCCGCCGCGCGGACCACCGACATCCACTGGAGTCATGTCGAAGGGGCGGACCGTTACGTCCTGGATCCGGACGTGCCGTTCGGGCTGCCGTTCCGCCCGACGCCGTTCCGGGCCGTTGTCGAGATCGAGCTGGGAGGGCGGGCGCGTCTGGCGGTGGAGCGGCCCGTCCGCCACCGCTACGTCGACGACGTATTCACGGCCGAGAAGCGGATGGACCTGCAGGTGGTGCCGCGTTTCGCCGTCTCCATGACGCCCGACATCGCGATCATCCCGACGGGGTCCGGCGCCGTTCGTGAGGTCCGCGTAACGGTAACGAACACCGCCCCGGAGGCGGCCGAGGGCGCCGTCACCCTGGAGTTGCCCCGGGGATGGAGCGCGACCCCGGCGACCGTGCCGGTGCGGTTGTCGCGCGAGGACGAGTCCCGCACGGTCCGCTTCGACGTGTCGGCGGGCGGCGCGGCGGCGGGCGAATACAGCGTGCGCGCGGCGGTCGAGGACGGGGGTGAGAGGTTCGAGCGCGGCTACCAGGTCATCGAGTATCCACACATCGAGCGGCGCCACATCGGCCGGCCGGCAGACGGGACGTTCAAGGTCATCGACGTAACCATTGCGCCGGATTTGCTGGTCGGCTACGTCGAGGGCGTGGGCGACGCCGTGCCCCCGGCGATCGAGCAGCTCGGCGCGCGGCTCGAGTTCGTCGATGCCGACGATCTGGCGTGGGGCGACCTGTCGCGTTTCGACGTCATCGTCACCGGCGTGCGTGCCTACGAGCGCCGGCAGGACCTGCGCGCGAACAACGATCGGCTGCTGGAGTACGCCGACGACGGCGGGACGGTCATCGTCCAGTACAACAAGTTCGAGTTCAACCAGGCGCAGTACGGCCCGTATCCGGCCCTCGTCAGCCGCAACCGGGTGACGGACGAGTCGGCGCCCATTCGTGTTCTCGCCAACGATCATCCCGTGTTCGCCTGGCCCAATCCGGTCGGTCCGGCGACATGGGATCAGTGGGTGCAGGAGCGCGGCCTGTACTTTCTCGGCGAGCGCGACCGGCGCTACGCCGATCTGGTCGAGCTCGAGGACACGTTCGAGTACAACCCCGGCCTCAAGCGCGGGGCCCTGGTCGAGGCGCAACCGGGCCGCGGACGCTGGATCTACGTCGGACTCGGTCTCTGGCGGCAGCTTCCCGCGGGAACGACCGGCGCGTACGCCCTGCTGGCGAACCTGCTCAGCCTGGGGGGCGAGCGGTAG